In Bacillus sp. FJAT-45037, the following are encoded in one genomic region:
- the yqeH gene encoding ribosome biogenesis GTPase YqeH, protein MEEQVITCAGCGITIQTEDKNGLGYAPKSALERDVVICQRCFKLKHYNEVQDVSLTDDDFLKLLNSLGHTNALIVKIVDIFDFNGSWLPGLHRFVGKNDVLLVGNKVDLLPKSLKPNRLINWMKKSAKELGMKPVDVLLMSAEKGDGVLNIASEIDRLRNGRDVYVVGCTNVGKSTFINRIIKEFGGDTEQLITTSHFPGTTLDMIDVPLDDKSALYDTPGIINHHQMAHFIDKKELKDITPKKEIKPMVFQLNEGQTLYFGGMARFDFVSGSRSSFTCFISNALNIHRTKREKADELYENQKGKLLTPPGEESLRDFPPLVKHEFTIKDQKSDIVISGLGWITVNDTNLKVEAYAPKGVGVSIRESIIS, encoded by the coding sequence ATGGAAGAACAAGTGATTACTTGTGCAGGCTGTGGTATAACGATCCAAACGGAAGATAAAAATGGATTAGGATACGCACCTAAATCTGCACTTGAACGTGATGTTGTCATTTGCCAACGTTGCTTTAAATTAAAACATTATAATGAAGTGCAAGATGTGTCACTAACAGATGACGACTTTTTAAAGTTATTAAATTCATTAGGGCATACGAATGCATTAATCGTTAAAATTGTCGATATTTTCGACTTTAACGGAAGCTGGTTACCTGGTTTACATCGATTTGTCGGGAAGAACGATGTGTTACTAGTCGGCAATAAAGTGGATCTATTACCAAAGTCGCTAAAGCCTAACCGCTTAATTAATTGGATGAAGAAGTCGGCAAAAGAACTAGGCATGAAACCAGTTGATGTGTTATTGATGAGTGCAGAAAAAGGCGATGGTGTCCTAAATATCGCCTCAGAAATTGATCGTTTGCGTAATGGACGAGATGTATATGTCGTTGGATGTACGAATGTTGGTAAATCAACCTTTATCAACCGAATCATTAAAGAATTTGGTGGGGATACAGAGCAGTTAATTACAACCTCTCACTTCCCAGGGACAACATTAGACATGATTGATGTTCCGCTTGATGATAAATCGGCATTATATGACACACCAGGTATCATCAATCATCACCAGATGGCTCATTTTATTGATAAGAAAGAACTGAAAGACATTACACCTAAAAAAGAAATCAAGCCAATGGTGTTCCAATTAAATGAAGGGCAAACTCTTTATTTTGGTGGCATGGCGCGCTTTGATTTTGTCTCAGGTTCTCGTTCATCCTTTACGTGCTTCATATCGAATGCGTTGAACATTCATCGTACAAAGCGTGAAAAAGCGGACGAGCTGTATGAAAATCAAAAAGGGAAATTATTAACGCCTCCGGGAGAGGAAAGCTTACGTGACTTCCCGCCCCTTGTGAAACATGAGTTCACAATTAAAGATCAGAAAAGTGACATTGTCATTTCTGGACTTGGTT